One segment of Niabella beijingensis DNA contains the following:
- a CDS encoding putative oxidoreductase C-terminal domain-containing protein, which produces MKKILLPLALLTFMISCKNNESGQPATADSSKITLITLDPGHFHAALVQKEMYPDVDSNVFVYAPAGQDLDLHLKRIESYNTRAENPTHWKENIYTGADFFQKMIDEKKGNVVVMSGNNQKKAEYILNTVSAGLNVLADKPMAIDKAGFELVKNAFAKAKENKVLLYDIMTERFEINTTLQREFSQIPGVFGTLEKGTPENPAVTKESVHYLYKFVSGSVLQRPAWFLDVTQQGEGIVDVTTHLVDLVQWECFPEQAIDYQNDIEMVSAKRWTTPITLSQFTEITKQPAFPDYLKKDIQKDSILNLYSNGSFNYKLRGVNAKVSVTWGYKAPEGTGDTHYSIMRGTKANLVIRQGAEQNYKPVLYIEPVKKGDAGFEKDLAAALKTIQEKYPGVELKKIAAGWQVAVPEKYNTGHEAHFGQVMQRYLQFLKEKKLPDWEVPNMIAKYFTTTSALELAKKTAGK; this is translated from the coding sequence ATGAAGAAGATCTTATTGCCACTCGCATTGCTCACGTTTATGATTTCCTGTAAAAACAATGAATCGGGCCAGCCTGCAACGGCGGATTCATCAAAGATCACCCTGATCACCCTGGATCCGGGCCACTTTCATGCAGCCCTGGTGCAAAAGGAAATGTACCCGGATGTAGACAGCAATGTATTTGTATATGCGCCTGCCGGTCAGGACCTGGACCTGCACCTGAAACGGATCGAATCCTATAATACCCGTGCGGAAAATCCCACCCACTGGAAGGAGAACATTTATACCGGGGCCGATTTTTTTCAGAAAATGATTGATGAAAAAAAAGGTAATGTAGTAGTGATGAGCGGCAATAATCAGAAAAAAGCGGAATACATACTGAATACCGTAAGCGCCGGGCTGAATGTACTGGCCGACAAGCCTATGGCCATTGATAAGGCCGGCTTCGAGCTGGTTAAAAACGCCTTTGCAAAAGCGAAGGAAAACAAGGTGCTGCTTTATGATATCATGACCGAGCGTTTTGAGATCAATACTACATTACAACGGGAGTTTTCGCAGATCCCGGGCGTATTCGGAACACTGGAGAAGGGTACTCCCGAAAACCCGGCAGTCACCAAGGAAAGCGTACACTACCTTTATAAATTTGTTTCCGGATCAGTATTGCAGCGGCCGGCCTGGTTCCTGGACGTTACCCAGCAGGGCGAAGGCATTGTGGATGTGACCACCCACCTGGTAGACCTGGTACAATGGGAGTGTTTTCCGGAACAGGCCATCGATTATCAAAACGATATTGAAATGGTTTCCGCCAAACGCTGGACCACCCCGATCACGCTGAGCCAGTTCACGGAGATCACCAAACAACCGGCCTTCCCGGATTACCTGAAAAAAGACATTCAGAAAGATTCCATACTCAATCTGTACAGCAATGGTTCCTTCAACTACAAACTCCGTGGGGTGAATGCAAAAGTATCCGTAACCTGGGGATACAAGGCACCCGAAGGCACCGGCGACACGCATTATTCCATCATGCGGGGTACAAAGGCCAACCTGGTGATCCGCCAGGGCGCCGAGCAAAATTATAAGCCCGTCCTGTACATCGAACCGGTGAAAAAAGGCGATGCCGGTTTTGAAAAGGACCTTGCCGCAGCATTGAAAACGATCCAGGAAAAATACCCTGGTGTTGAACTGAAAAAGATCGCGGCCGGATGGCAGGTGGCCGTTCCGGAAAAATACAATACCGGTCATGAAGCGCATTTCGGCCAGGTAATGCAACGGTACCTCCAGTTCCTGAAAGAGAAAAAATTACCGGACTGGGAAGTACCCAACATGATCGCCAAATATTTCACCACAACCTCCGCATTGGAGCTGGCAAAAAAAACAGCAGGCAAATAA
- a CDS encoding PmoA family protein has translation MIKKIFFLPAALLIGGMTLHAQRISSWQVKTTGREHFSIPMNIDLDAVTFEADSSLQLMEITGGKRTPVPFQVETGDRRRLYWMIEPGQQKTRSYELVKTGRTQTDIKGLNTDMSGGAVTIGYQGKNLLRYHYETVYPPKGIDTAYKRSGFIHPLWTPNGEELTRINAPDHYHHWGMWNPWTHVLFEKDTVDFWNLRDRKGTVRFAGFGGLFNGPVYSGFEALHQHIAFKKDGTEKNAINELQTVRIYRPDAKDDSYYIMDITIQLSCAGPSPVKLLEYRYGGLGIRATEAWNKDNSITFTSEGKNRKEADGSTARWCVTEGQLHQQYGGLEMMSYPSNYNYPEPLRVWPESMNKRGDVFLNFSPTKNKDWLLEPGKQYLLKYRFLVFDNRFSKEKAEEAWQSFAHLPSVTFK, from the coding sequence ATGATAAAAAAAATTTTCTTCCTCCCCGCAGCTTTGCTGATCGGGGGAATGACCCTTCACGCGCAGCGCATCAGCAGCTGGCAGGTAAAAACAACGGGCAGGGAGCATTTTTCCATACCGATGAACATTGACCTGGATGCGGTCACATTCGAAGCAGACAGCAGCCTGCAACTGATGGAAATAACCGGCGGCAAAAGAACGCCGGTTCCTTTCCAGGTGGAAACCGGCGACCGGCGCCGGCTTTACTGGATGATTGAGCCCGGACAGCAAAAAACCCGCTCGTATGAGCTGGTAAAAACCGGCAGAACACAAACGGATATAAAAGGACTGAATACCGATATGAGTGGTGGCGCTGTCACCATCGGCTATCAGGGCAAGAACCTCCTGCGCTATCATTACGAAACCGTGTACCCGCCCAAGGGCATCGATACCGCATACAAACGCAGCGGGTTCATCCATCCGTTGTGGACGCCGAACGGCGAAGAGCTTACCCGCATCAATGCTCCCGATCATTATCACCACTGGGGAATGTGGAATCCCTGGACCCATGTGTTGTTTGAAAAAGATACCGTGGATTTCTGGAACCTGAGAGATCGTAAAGGCACTGTACGTTTTGCAGGATTCGGCGGGCTTTTCAACGGCCCGGTTTACTCGGGTTTCGAAGCACTGCATCAGCACATCGCGTTTAAAAAGGATGGTACGGAAAAAAATGCCATCAATGAGCTGCAAACGGTACGGATCTACCGCCCCGATGCAAAAGACGACAGCTATTATATTATGGACATTACCATACAGCTGAGCTGTGCCGGCCCGAGTCCTGTAAAATTGTTGGAATACCGCTATGGCGGACTGGGCATAAGAGCCACTGAAGCCTGGAATAAGGATAACAGTATCACCTTTACTTCAGAAGGAAAGAACCGTAAGGAAGCGGACGGCAGCACGGCCCGCTGGTGCGTAACGGAAGGCCAGCTGCACCAGCAGTACGGCGGACTGGAAATGATGAGCTACCCTTCCAACTATAATTATCCTGAACCGCTGCGGGTATGGCCCGAATCGATGAACAAACGGGGGGATGTATTCCTGAATTTCTCACCTACAAAAAATAAAGACTGGCTCCTGGAGCCGGGTAAACAATACCTGCTGAAATACCGGTTCCTGGTATTTGACAACCGTTTTTCAAAAGAAAAGGCAGAAGAAGCCTGGCAGTCCTTTGCCCACCTGCCTTCCGTCACCTTTAAATAA
- a CDS encoding ThuA domain-containing protein codes for MKRIYTLFFTAAALLLAAAVSAQVAVNWKKVKVLVYTKNGKGYVHENVPFAAAAIQQLGKTHGFSVDTSSQPEVMTEGNLKKYTLLIFPSTNNDVFDTDEQRLAFRRYIEAGGGFVGLHSVTGTERNWRWFKMMLGGTFSWHAKFQSFMVRVIDTRHPSMNGVPAVWEKGDECYFAKEMYPGPRVLMVHDLRTIDTTNVKQKELLNKNRGNYGDFYPTAWEYPFDGGHTWVTTLGHDKKDYSDPVYLNHVLGGIRFVAGQVKGIDFKKAYARHRDDEVKF; via the coding sequence ATGAAACGAATCTATACCCTGTTTTTTACTGCGGCCGCGCTGTTGCTTGCCGCCGCTGTCAGCGCACAGGTTGCTGTAAACTGGAAAAAAGTAAAAGTGCTCGTTTATACCAAAAATGGAAAGGGGTACGTGCATGAGAATGTTCCGTTTGCTGCAGCGGCCATCCAGCAGCTGGGAAAGACCCACGGATTTAGTGTGGACACCAGTTCCCAGCCGGAAGTAATGACCGAGGGCAATCTTAAAAAATATACCCTCCTCATTTTTCCCAGTACCAACAATGATGTATTCGATACCGATGAACAGCGTCTGGCATTCCGGCGCTATATTGAGGCCGGTGGCGGATTTGTGGGACTGCATTCGGTAACCGGAACGGAACGGAACTGGCGCTGGTTTAAAATGATGCTGGGCGGTACCTTTTCCTGGCATGCAAAATTTCAATCCTTCATGGTACGGGTGATCGATACCAGACATCCTTCAATGAATGGGGTGCCTGCGGTATGGGAAAAAGGAGATGAATGTTATTTTGCCAAGGAAATGTATCCCGGTCCGCGGGTACTGATGGTGCACGATCTGCGCACCATCGATACCACCAATGTCAAACAAAAAGAACTGCTGAATAAGAACAGGGGCAATTATGGTGATTTCTATCCCACCGCCTGGGAGTATCCGTTTGACGGGGGACACACCTGGGTGACCACCCTGGGGCATGATAAAAAAGATTATAGCGATCCTGTTTACCTGAACCATGTCCTGGGCGGCATCCGGTTTGTTGCCGGTCAGGTAAAGGGGATCGATTTCAAAAAAGCCTATGCCCGTCACCGGGATGACGAAGTGAAGTTTTGA
- a CDS encoding TonB-dependent receptor, whose protein sequence is MRRLLGMLLLVVILGSVNAQTNTGNIEGEITTPEGNPVPNVNVSIKGQKKHAVTNDKGYFEFTQIPYGDYVLIYSFEGETSQEVPVTVPPATAEASKYNLSLNARELKEVIVRIGGSINQGTANIGKAHIPIMDLPQAVTIIGQSTIENQQAQRLSDVVKNVNGVYLGGARASTQETFYARGYNLGNTNTFKNGFRVNSGAMPEMSAIESVEVLKGGAALLYGNVAPGGIINMITKKPRFNFGGEINMRVGSYDLYKPAVDIYGPISKSIAYRLNGTYEKANSYRDNVHSERFYVNPSLLFKLSEKTKLLVQGDYLQHEFTPDFGIGTMNADSSKPAATGGKRVTPVSRNTFFGAPWQYAKTKQATVSVELNHQFNDRWALNALGGYQNYERDYFSTERIQADISGKWKRPLGKTNNQEDYVTGQLNLNGDVKTGAIGHKLLIGADVEKVTSTALASNIATVVPKGIYDSINLLDPAMYIPRTEMPQADWITSTKNPVTRFGAYVQDLVTLSAKFKLLAGLRWSFQQADRSKTTTLATNAVTEGALLQIDKAFSPRLGLVYQPTNHTTAFASYSNSFSPNSGQDIDSNTLKPSIIDQFEIGIKNDFFDGLLSANLTLYRIINNNLSQPVQFLKNGDPVIGTTTLRELTGQTTSDGIEIDLKSQPVRGWDILAGYSYNNMRYTKTSGKVGSYIEDERLVNSPAHTANATTFYTFQKGSVKGLKLGAGVYYVGERNAGWNTQYALDDKTKEVYLNDRLFKVKGFATVDVSAGYTYRKWSLLAKLANVTNTFNYYVHENYSINPIPSRNFVLTAAFKF, encoded by the coding sequence ATGAGAAGGTTGTTAGGGATGTTGTTATTGGTAGTGATTTTGGGGAGTGTAAATGCGCAAACCAATACCGGAAATATTGAAGGCGAGATCACCACTCCGGAAGGCAATCCGGTACCCAATGTGAATGTCTCTATTAAGGGGCAGAAAAAGCATGCCGTTACCAATGATAAAGGATATTTTGAATTTACCCAGATCCCTTATGGCGATTATGTTCTTATCTATTCCTTTGAAGGCGAAACCAGCCAGGAAGTACCGGTAACCGTACCTCCGGCCACGGCGGAAGCCAGCAAATACAATCTTTCCCTGAACGCCCGCGAACTGAAAGAGGTGATCGTCCGTATCGGCGGCAGCATCAACCAGGGTACGGCCAATATCGGCAAAGCGCATATCCCCATCATGGACCTGCCGCAGGCAGTAACCATCATCGGCCAGTCGACCATTGAAAACCAGCAGGCGCAGCGCCTGAGCGATGTGGTTAAAAATGTGAACGGGGTGTACCTGGGTGGAGCACGTGCCAGCACACAGGAAACCTTTTATGCGCGGGGATACAACCTGGGAAATACCAATACTTTTAAAAATGGTTTCCGTGTAAACAGCGGCGCCATGCCCGAGATGAGCGCCATTGAAAGCGTGGAAGTATTAAAGGGGGGTGCGGCGCTGTTATATGGAAATGTAGCACCTGGGGGGATCATAAATATGATCACCAAAAAGCCCCGTTTTAACTTCGGAGGGGAGATCAATATGCGCGTAGGCAGCTATGATCTTTATAAGCCGGCTGTAGATATCTATGGCCCCATCAGCAAATCGATTGCCTACCGGCTGAACGGCACTTATGAAAAGGCAAACAGCTATCGCGACAATGTACATTCCGAACGCTTTTATGTCAATCCTTCCCTCCTGTTCAAGCTAAGTGAAAAAACAAAACTGCTGGTACAGGGTGATTATCTCCAGCATGAGTTTACACCGGACTTTGGTATCGGTACGATGAATGCAGATAGCTCCAAGCCGGCGGCTACGGGCGGCAAAAGAGTAACGCCGGTATCGAGAAATACCTTTTTCGGGGCACCCTGGCAGTATGCAAAAACAAAACAGGCAACAGTTTCCGTAGAGCTGAATCATCAATTCAACGATCGCTGGGCACTGAATGCATTAGGAGGTTATCAAAATTATGAAAGGGACTACTTTTCTACAGAACGTATACAGGCCGATATAAGCGGCAAATGGAAAAGACCGCTGGGTAAAACCAATAATCAGGAAGACTATGTTACCGGGCAGTTGAATTTGAATGGCGATGTAAAAACCGGTGCGATTGGTCATAAACTATTGATCGGTGCCGATGTTGAGAAAGTAACCAGCACAGCACTCGCATCCAATATTGCTACGGTAGTCCCCAAAGGCATCTATGATTCCATTAACCTGTTAGATCCTGCAATGTATATACCCAGAACGGAAATGCCGCAGGCCGATTGGATCACAAGTACCAAAAACCCTGTAACCCGCTTCGGCGCTTATGTTCAGGATCTGGTAACCTTGTCTGCCAAGTTCAAGTTGCTGGCAGGTCTGCGTTGGTCGTTCCAGCAGGCGGACCGTTCCAAGACCACAACACTTGCCACCAACGCGGTAACGGAGGGTGCACTGTTGCAGATCGACAAGGCTTTTTCACCGAGGCTCGGATTAGTGTATCAACCGACCAATCATACCACTGCTTTTGCCAGTTATTCCAATTCTTTCTCTCCTAACTCCGGGCAGGATATAGACAGCAATACCCTAAAACCATCCATCATCGATCAATTTGAAATAGGCATTAAAAATGACTTCTTTGACGGATTATTAAGTGCCAATCTTACCCTCTACAGGATCATTAATAATAATCTTTCTCAGCCGGTGCAGTTTTTAAAGAATGGGGATCCTGTTATCGGAACAACAACACTGCGGGAACTTACCGGGCAAACCACCAGTGATGGTATTGAAATAGACCTGAAAAGCCAGCCGGTCAGAGGATGGGATATCCTGGCGGGATATAGTTACAATAATATGCGTTATACCAAAACATCCGGCAAAGTTGGAAGCTATATAGAAGATGAGCGGCTGGTAAACAGCCCGGCGCATACGGCAAATGCTACGACGTTCTATACTTTTCAAAAAGGAAGCGTGAAGGGATTAAAACTGGGCGCTGGTGTTTATTATGTTGGGGAACGCAATGCAGGCTGGAATACCCAATATGCATTGGATGACAAAACAAAGGAGGTTTATCTGAATGACCGTCTGTTTAAAGTAAAAGGTTTTGCAACAGTTGACGTTTCTGCCGGCTACACTTACAGGAAATGGTCGCTGCTGGCAAAACTGGCCAATGTCACCAATACCTTTAACTACTACGTTCACGAAAATTACAGCATCAATCCCATCCCCTCGCGGAACTTTGTACTGACCGCAGCATTTAAATTCTGA
- the pncA gene encoding bifunctional nicotinamidase/pyrazinamidase, which yields MKCLIIVDMQYDFLPGGALAVKGGDRLLPVINRLQQGYELVVATQDWHPVGHKSFASQHEGKQPFDVIPWGSGKQTLWPDHCVQETPGAMLHELLDQRRIEAVFRKGMHAEIDSYSGFYDNDHRKSTGLAGYLKERGVDEVHVCGLAADFCVYFTANDALELGFRASIIENATLPIDAGNYETIKRVFTEMGGTVSGEK from the coding sequence ATGAAATGCCTGATCATTGTAGACATGCAGTATGATTTCCTGCCCGGAGGGGCGCTGGCGGTTAAAGGCGGGGACCGGCTGCTTCCTGTTATCAACCGGTTGCAGCAGGGATATGAGCTGGTGGTGGCTACCCAGGACTGGCACCCGGTGGGGCATAAAAGCTTTGCTTCACAGCATGAGGGAAAGCAACCGTTCGATGTGATCCCCTGGGGCAGCGGGAAACAGACCCTCTGGCCGGATCATTGTGTGCAGGAAACACCGGGAGCAATGCTGCACGAGCTGCTGGACCAGCGCAGGATTGAAGCGGTTTTCAGAAAGGGCATGCACGCGGAGATCGACAGTTACAGTGGTTTTTATGATAACGACCACCGGAAGTCCACGGGGCTTGCTGGTTACCTGAAAGAACGGGGCGTGGATGAGGTGCATGTGTGCGGACTGGCCGCTGATTTCTGTGTATATTTTACAGCCAATGACGCACTGGAGCTGGGCTTTCGGGCATCTATTATTGAAAATGCCACATTGCCGATCGATGCGGGGAATTATGAAACAATAAAGCGGGTGTTTACAGAAATGGGCGGAACCGTGAGCGGAGAAAAATGA
- the eno gene encoding phosphopyruvate hydratase, with amino-acid sequence MSYISEIFARQILDSRGNPTIEVDVLTDEGALGRAAVPSGASTGIHEAVELRDGDKKKYLGKGTLKAVKNVNNTIAPALLGYDVADQTGIDQLMIELDGTPNKGKLGANALLAVSMAAAKAAAEEAGLPLYRYVGGTNAKTLPIPMMNILNGGAHADNKIDFQEFMVMPIGASTFSEGLRWGVEIFHALKSVLKKKGFSTNVGDEGGFAPNIQSNEEAIETVLAAIDAAGYKAGSQIVIAMDAANSELWDAKKKKYVFHKSSGKAVSSDELVKFWESWVKQYPIASIEDGMAEDDWKGWASLTQAVGDKCQLVGDDLFVTNVTRLQQGIDKSIANGLLVKVNQIGTITETINAVTLAQHNGYNTIMSHRSGETEDTTIADLAVALNCGQIKTGSASRTDRIAKYNQLIRIEEQLGESAVYPKGTIKFGKK; translated from the coding sequence ATGAGTTACATTTCAGAGATCTTTGCAAGGCAAATCTTAGACAGTCGCGGTAATCCTACCATCGAGGTGGATGTTCTTACAGACGAAGGTGCCCTGGGTCGCGCCGCTGTTCCGAGTGGAGCCAGCACCGGGATCCATGAAGCCGTGGAATTACGCGATGGCGACAAGAAAAAATACCTGGGAAAAGGGACCTTGAAAGCCGTTAAAAACGTTAATAATACCATCGCGCCTGCATTGCTGGGTTATGATGTTGCGGATCAGACCGGCATCGATCAGCTGATGATTGAGCTGGATGGTACTCCAAATAAAGGAAAATTAGGTGCCAATGCCCTGCTGGCAGTAAGTATGGCGGCTGCAAAAGCAGCGGCTGAAGAGGCAGGTTTGCCCCTGTACCGCTATGTGGGCGGCACCAATGCCAAAACTCTTCCCATCCCGATGATGAACATCCTCAACGGTGGTGCGCATGCTGATAACAAGATCGATTTCCAGGAATTTATGGTAATGCCCATCGGTGCTTCTACCTTCAGTGAAGGACTGCGCTGGGGTGTTGAGATTTTCCATGCCCTGAAATCCGTTCTGAAGAAAAAAGGCTTTAGCACCAACGTGGGTGATGAAGGCGGTTTTGCCCCTAATATCCAAAGCAATGAAGAAGCCATCGAAACCGTGCTGGCGGCTATCGATGCTGCTGGCTACAAAGCCGGTTCACAGATCGTAATCGCCATGGATGCTGCCAACAGCGAGCTTTGGGATGCCAAAAAGAAAAAATACGTATTCCATAAAAGCAGCGGCAAAGCTGTAAGCAGCGATGAGCTGGTAAAATTCTGGGAAAGCTGGGTAAAACAATATCCCATTGCGAGCATAGAAGACGGTATGGCTGAAGACGATTGGAAAGGATGGGCTTCACTGACCCAGGCAGTAGGCGATAAATGCCAGCTGGTGGGTGATGACCTGTTTGTTACCAATGTAACGCGCCTGCAGCAGGGTATCGACAAAAGCATTGCCAACGGACTGCTGGTTAAGGTAAACCAGATCGGTACCATCACAGAAACCATCAATGCCGTAACCCTGGCCCAGCACAACGGGTACAATACCATTATGAGCCACAGAAGCGGTGAAACGGAAGATACCACCATCGCCGACCTGGCTGTAGCCCTGAACTGCGGACAGATCAAGACCGGTTCTGCAAGCCGTACCGACCGGATCGCCAAATACAACCAGCTGATCCGCATCGAAGAACAACTGGGTGAAAGCGCGGTTTATCCGAAAGGAACCATTAAATTTGGTAAAAAATAA
- a CDS encoding FtsB family cell division protein, protein MEEFVDFVPEKEPAQEAAPRRPRKALSRISRFLTNKFFLATIGFLAIMLFLDKNDLFSIMERRKELNDLELSKDHYNKELIELHRIKNDLETDPATIEKLAREKYLMKRDNEDIFLTEDNNTKLKQAE, encoded by the coding sequence ATGGAAGAATTTGTTGACTTTGTCCCCGAAAAAGAGCCTGCCCAGGAGGCAGCTCCCAGGAGACCGCGTAAGGCGCTGAGCAGGATTTCGCGGTTCCTGACCAATAAGTTTTTTCTGGCCACCATTGGTTTTTTAGCCATCATGCTGTTTCTCGATAAGAACGACCTGTTCTCTATTATGGAACGCCGCAAGGAGCTGAACGACCTGGAACTGAGCAAAGACCACTACAATAAGGAGCTGATCGAATTGCACCGGATCAAAAATGATCTGGAAACCGATCCGGCCACTATTGAAAAACTGGCGAGGGAAAAATACCTGATGAAACGGGATAATGAAGACATTTTTCTGACGGAGGATAACAATACCAAATTAAAACAGGCAGAATAG
- a CDS encoding response regulator transcription factor yields MERQRILLAEDDITIADLVKRTLEEEEYEVTLAPDGATAWDYLERFDYAAAVLDIMLPHINGLELCKRTRTAGKPVPILLLTALGTTDNIVMGLDMGADDYLTKPFKIAELLARLRSLTRRNAGQLPVAAPKQEAMPENLLTQYSVVLNMDEKTVQREGVAIELTATEFRLLEYFLKNPRRVLSRMDILEQVWGYDFAMNTKVVDVYVNYLRKKLDTPFEQKLIHTIIGMGYIFKEQ; encoded by the coding sequence ATGGAGCGACAGCGCATTCTTTTAGCCGAAGACGACATCACAATCGCCGACCTGGTAAAACGCACCCTGGAGGAGGAAGAATATGAAGTGACCCTCGCTCCCGATGGCGCCACCGCCTGGGATTACCTGGAACGCTTTGATTATGCTGCGGCCGTACTGGACATCATGTTACCCCATATCAACGGACTTGAGCTCTGCAAACGGACCCGCACCGCCGGTAAACCGGTCCCTATCTTATTACTCACCGCACTGGGCACGACGGACAATATTGTAATGGGACTGGATATGGGCGCTGATGATTATCTTACCAAACCTTTTAAAATAGCAGAGCTGCTGGCCCGGCTGCGCTCTCTTACCCGCCGGAATGCCGGCCAGCTACCGGTAGCAGCGCCCAAACAGGAGGCCATGCCCGAAAACCTGCTCACACAATATTCGGTAGTGCTGAATATGGATGAGAAAACCGTACAACGCGAAGGCGTGGCCATAGAACTGACTGCAACGGAATTTCGTCTGCTGGAATATTTTCTGAAAAATCCACGAAGAGTGCTGTCCCGTATGGATATACTGGAGCAGGTATGGGGCTATGATTTTGCCATGAACACCAAAGTGGTGGATGTGTATGTGAACTACCTTAGAAAAAAACTGGATACTCCCTTTGAGCAAAAACTCATTCATACCATCATTGGTATGGGTTATATATTTAAAGAACAGTAA
- a CDS encoding HAMP domain-containing sensor histidine kinase, with amino-acid sequence MQIQTKITLIFTALCISFLILQSFGIYYFTYKHASKDFSTRLKLRAEVMAKAYADDRAVNGNAYQELKDQHLEKLTDETEYIINIDTLNRLDNTPFYETMDRQFIQSILKKGSAYHRDKFDFYYGFTYPYRNSSYVAIAKARNTDVEEFVKDLRNILIITSIVGLALIFTTGFLFSRQILGPLRIMQKHLTQIGGTSLHQRLNIKNRKDEIAELGNSFNELLSRLETAFESQNNFVSNASHELNTPLTTIIGETEYALIKERSIQQYQQSLYNILTQAEKLKAITHGLVELARSGFTGNFSMLSVNMHEVIHNAITNAHDVYQDCDIRVDLSLLPKKDQPLMVKGNEQLLELAISNVLMNACKYSDCKPVLLALALSEKHIITVITDQGIGIPEEEIKNIFNPFFRASNTKGIIGYGIGLPLSQNILRLHKGNIQFHSEVGVGTEVTIRLPLE; translated from the coding sequence TTGCAGATACAGACAAAAATAACACTGATCTTTACGGCGCTTTGCATAAGTTTTCTGATCCTGCAAAGCTTCGGCATCTACTATTTTACCTATAAGCACGCTTCAAAGGATTTTAGTACCCGCCTGAAACTGCGCGCAGAAGTAATGGCCAAGGCGTATGCGGACGACAGGGCGGTAAACGGCAACGCCTACCAGGAGCTGAAGGACCAGCACCTCGAAAAACTGACCGATGAAACCGAATACATTATCAACATCGATACCCTTAACCGCCTGGACAATACCCCCTTTTATGAAACCATGGACCGGCAGTTCATCCAGAGCATCCTGAAAAAAGGCAGCGCCTATCACCGGGACAAATTTGATTTTTATTATGGCTTTACTTACCCTTACCGGAACAGCAGCTATGTGGCCATTGCCAAAGCCCGCAATACGGATGTGGAAGAGTTTGTAAAAGACCTGCGCAATATATTGATCATAACTTCGATCGTCGGTCTGGCGCTCATCTTTACAACGGGCTTTCTTTTTTCCCGGCAGATACTGGGGCCTTTACGCATTATGCAGAAACACCTCACGCAGATCGGAGGTACTTCCCTGCACCAGCGGCTGAACATTAAGAACCGGAAGGATGAGATCGCGGAACTGGGCAACAGCTTTAATGAATTACTCAGCCGGCTGGAGACCGCATTTGAAAGTCAGAACAATTTTGTAAGCAATGCTTCGCATGAATTAAACACGCCGCTGACGACCATCATCGGCGAAACCGAATACGCGCTGATCAAAGAGCGCTCCATTCAGCAATACCAGCAATCCCTGTACAATATTCTCACGCAGGCGGAAAAGTTAAAAGCCATTACACACGGGCTTGTAGAACTGGCCCGCAGCGGTTTTACCGGCAACTTTTCCATGCTTTCCGTAAATATGCATGAGGTCATTCATAATGCCATTACCAATGCACATGATGTATACCAGGATTGTGATATCCGCGTAGACCTGAGCCTGTTGCCCAAAAAAGATCAGCCGCTGATGGTAAAAGGCAATGAACAATTGCTGGAACTCGCCATCTCCAATGTACTGATGAACGCCTGCAAATATTCCGACTGTAAGCCCGTATTGCTGGCCCTGGCGCTTTCTGAAAAACACATTATCACCGTTATCACCGATCAGGGTATCGGTATCCCGGAGGAAGAGATCAAAAACATCTTCAACCCTTTCTTCCGTGCCTCCAACACCAAAGGCATTATCGGCTATGGTATTGGCCTGCCTCTTTCCCAGAACATACTGAGACTTCACAAAGGCAATATACAGTTCCACTCCGAAGTAGGCGTAGGTACTGAAGTAACCATACGCCTCCCCCTGGAATGA